A single genomic interval of Methanolacinia paynteri harbors:
- a CDS encoding class I SAM-dependent methyltransferase, producing the protein MKDNIYLDQKKCILCGNPINNCIELLSLNEDQTLLKCPVCGLIFNNKMRIDFDVIYGKNYYEVDNVKDQCGGYFNYSSIEIGLNKDYYFAYKYILNKSRDKKNFKLLDIGCGYGFFLKQFLADNNIILEGIETSSYAASVAEKSIPKIYDKPLGEINLEKKSYDAVLMFEVIEHLINPFEYLQKINELLIDGGYLIISTPNISNITFKLLKKKWPAIHPETHNIYYTPKTLVKICEENGFELVSLQQKNTLRKSVNHISRKISMKIPQTSIIFKPLKVIDDMIIPFPSGGSINAIFRKKEII; encoded by the coding sequence ATGAAAGATAATATCTATTTAGATCAGAAAAAATGTATTTTATGTGGTAATCCAATAAATAATTGTATTGAATTATTGTCATTAAATGAAGATCAAACACTTTTAAAATGCCCAGTTTGTGGCTTAATATTTAATAATAAAATGCGAATAGATTTCGATGTAATTTACGGAAAAAATTATTATGAAGTAGATAACGTTAAAGATCAGTGCGGGGGTTATTTTAACTATTCGAGCATTGAAATAGGTTTGAACAAAGACTACTATTTTGCATATAAATATATTCTAAATAAATCAAGAGATAAAAAGAATTTCAAATTACTTGATATTGGTTGTGGTTATGGATTTTTTTTAAAACAATTTTTAGCAGACAATAACATTATTCTCGAAGGGATAGAAACAAGTTCATATGCCGCTTCAGTTGCTGAAAAATCTATTCCTAAAATATATGATAAACCTTTAGGAGAAATAAATTTGGAAAAAAAATCATATGATGCAGTTTTAATGTTTGAAGTTATTGAACATTTAATTAATCCTTTTGAATATTTACAAAAAATAAATGAATTATTGATCGACGGAGGATATTTAATAATTTCAACACCCAATATTTCAAATATAACCTTCAAATTATTAAAAAAGAAATGGCCAGCAATTCATCCGGAAACTCATAATATATATTATACACCAAAAACGTTAGTAAAAATCTGTGAAGAAAATGGTTTCGAACTTGTTAGTCTTCAACAAAAAAATACTTTAAGAAAAAGTGTTAACCATATATCCAGAAAAATTTCAATGAAAATCCCTCAAACTTCAATAATTTTTAAACCTTTAAAAGTAATTGATGATATGATAATTCCTTTTCCAAGTGGAGGAAGTATTAACGCAATCTTTAGAAAAAAGGAGATTATATGA
- a CDS encoding glycosyltransferase family 2 protein codes for MNDLSVVMITLNEEKAIKKVVSDIKRAVPEAEIIIVDSSSDKTPEIAQAMGCKVIRQYPPQGYGNAMILALTSATKDIIITLDCDDTYPAEKIPELVEWIKNGYDVVNATRLNKKPKNMPIGNYMANWFFAKLTRLVHGFNTTDVHSGMRAYKKEVIQSLDWNPNGAAFPVELLIKPVISGYKLKEIPIDYKERIGTPTLDKFAAVKWTTKRILDLKFSSK; via the coding sequence ATGAACGATTTATCCGTTGTAATGATAACGCTAAATGAGGAAAAAGCAATTAAAAAAGTAGTATCTGATATCAAAAGGGCTGTTCCAGAAGCAGAAATTATTATTGTTGATAGTAGTTCTGATAAAACTCCAGAAATTGCTCAAGCAATGGGATGTAAAGTAATTAGACAATATCCACCTCAGGGCTATGGAAATGCTATGATTTTAGCTCTAACTTCAGCCACAAAGGACATAATAATTACTTTAGATTGCGATGATACATATCCTGCAGAAAAAATTCCAGAACTCGTTGAATGGATTAAAAATGGATACGATGTTGTAAATGCCACGCGCTTAAATAAAAAACCCAAAAACATGCCTATTGGAAACTACATGGCAAATTGGTTTTTTGCAAAGTTAACTAGATTAGTTCATGGATTTAATACTACTGATGTACATAGTGGTATGCGAGCTTATAAAAAAGAAGTGATTCAGTCTTTAGATTGGAATCCAAATGGAGCTGCATTCCCAGTTGAATTACTAATAAAACCTGTTATTTCAGGATATAAGTTGAAGGAAATTCCAATAGATTATAAAGAAAGAATTGGAACACCTACATTAGATAAATTTGCTGCAGTAAAGTGGACGACAAAAAGAATCCTAGATTTAAAGTTCTCTTCAAAATAA
- a CDS encoding lysylphosphatidylglycerol synthase transmembrane domain-containing protein, whose product MKKAPILGIIISIIFIILAFRNFNSEDFISAISNVNIFFIFLAIGFFLFGYIIRGIRWQIMLRTVKEIPYLTCFEISLIGYMASSLLPMRLGEIIRAYVLGIKENISKLASLSSIILERIFDGMILVLFFGILLIIYPFPEWVNKLGLFIAFLFLSGLIFIFTLTYYRKKSLEILYRFFHLFSDSLYKKIVPYFEKFVLGTGMLKNKTQTSLVLFISILIWINEALVYYILMLAFDITSPLLFLIAIFTMIVINFSIMIPSAPGSIGTYQYFCVLALTLFNINSNTALAYAIVANTMMIVCTVIFGIICMWHMGFSISGLKEETRKF is encoded by the coding sequence ATGAAAAAAGCACCGATTTTAGGAATTATAATTAGTATTATTTTTATAATTTTAGCCTTTAGAAATTTTAATTCTGAAGATTTTATTAGTGCAATCTCTAATGTTAATATATTTTTTATTTTTTTAGCAATAGGATTTTTTCTATTTGGTTATATAATTAGGGGAATCAGATGGCAAATAATGCTTAGGACAGTAAAGGAAATCCCATACTTGACTTGTTTTGAAATATCTCTCATTGGATATATGGCAAGTTCATTATTGCCAATGCGTTTAGGAGAAATCATTCGTGCATATGTTTTAGGTATAAAAGAAAATATTAGTAAATTGGCATCTCTATCTTCAATAATACTTGAACGTATATTTGATGGGATGATTCTAGTCCTTTTTTTTGGAATATTATTGATTATCTATCCTTTTCCAGAATGGGTAAATAAATTAGGTCTATTTATAGCATTTCTATTTTTAAGTGGTTTAATTTTTATATTTACATTAACATACTACAGGAAAAAATCTTTAGAGATTTTATATCGTTTTTTTCACTTATTCTCGGATTCATTATACAAAAAAATTGTACCATACTTTGAAAAGTTTGTTTTAGGAACTGGGATGCTTAAAAATAAAACTCAAACATCATTAGTTCTTTTTATTTCAATACTTATCTGGATAAATGAAGCTTTGGTCTATTATATACTAATGCTAGCCTTTGATATAACTTCACCACTACTTTTTTTGATTGCAATTTTTACAATGATAGTGATAAACTTTAGCATAATGATTCCTTCAGCCCCTGGGAGTATTGGAACATACCAATATTTCTGTGTTTTAGCATTAACATTATTTAATATCAACTCAAATACTGCATTAGCTTATGCAATTGTTGCCAATACAATGATGATAGTATGTACGGTAATTTTTGGTATTATTTGCATGTGGCATATGGGGTTTTCAATATCTGGTCTAAAGGAAGAAACAAGAAAATTTTGA
- a CDS encoding methyltransferase domain-containing protein has product MSMQSFNVDQIVTFENFDEESYLKSNIDVVKAVNEGQFLSGYQHFKIYGHKENRFLRDSKLIQNAKENKLERIKPLIKKDLDFKYNGEFYDFLSPSLRNKYNIHDAGTVSSHGYDPYVQSLINEYKDGLLLDIGSGQRPVYYDNVVNLEIFAYDTTDVLSIGEILPFNDNSFDAIISIAVLEHVKDPFSCAREMIRVLKPGGKLFCTVPFLQPLHAYPNHYYNMTGQGLENLFNESLIIDKIEVPGSLLPIWTLTWFLKSWSEGLFGHAKENFLKMQVKDLIGDPISYINQDFVSHLSDKKNDELASGHALFAHKE; this is encoded by the coding sequence ATGTCAATGCAATCATTTAATGTGGATCAAATTGTCACTTTTGAAAATTTTGATGAAGAGAGCTATCTTAAATCAAATATAGATGTTGTAAAAGCAGTAAATGAAGGTCAATTTCTTTCTGGATATCAACATTTCAAAATTTATGGGCATAAGGAAAATAGATTCCTTCGAGATTCTAAATTGATACAAAATGCCAAGGAAAATAAATTAGAAAGAATTAAGCCTTTAATTAAGAAAGATTTGGATTTTAAGTATAATGGAGAATTTTACGATTTTTTATCTCCTTCCTTAAGAAATAAATATAATATCCATGATGCCGGAACTGTTTCAAGTCATGGTTACGATCCATATGTGCAGTCCCTAATTAATGAATATAAAGATGGCTTGTTATTAGACATTGGATCAGGACAGAGACCTGTTTATTATGATAATGTAGTAAATTTAGAAATATTTGCATATGATACAACTGATGTGTTATCTATAGGAGAAATATTACCCTTCAACGATAATTCTTTTGATGCAATTATTTCAATAGCAGTTTTAGAACACGTTAAAGATCCTTTTTCTTGTGCAAGAGAAATGATTCGAGTTTTAAAACCAGGGGGTAAATTATTTTGTACAGTTCCATTCCTGCAACCACTTCATGCATATCCTAATCATTATTATAATATGACAGGACAAGGACTTGAGAATTTATTTAATGAATCTTTAATTATTGATAAAATTGAAGTTCCAGGATCTCTGCTTCCAATTTGGACATTAACTTGGTTTTTAAAAAGTTGGTCTGAAGGTTTATTTGGGCACGCAAAAGAAAATTTTTTGAAAATGCAGGTGAAAGATTTGATAGGAGACCCAATTTCATATATCAATCAAGATTTTGTTTCGCATCTCTCTGACAAAAAAAACGATGAACTTGCAAGTGGTCATGCATTATTTGCTCATAAAGAATAA
- a CDS encoding glycosyltransferase → MDINNLREELSFKYIRGEGIEVGPLHQPLPVPPNVVMHYVDRLDYDALLEQYPEISKEEIIRPDIIDDAYSLKTIKDESYDFCICNHVFEHMRDPIGAFINWMRILKSGGILYLSIRDASNPLDLGRDPTTLEHMIEDSMNVDISKDRSHFYECAKFWHRVSDDKVRDIAEANWRRGYSIHYHVFNNNTIDQILDYIHSSGINFTILDHKENEINGVKEYIFILRKTGYEEEIFKELEKSEDLSFNSVDAVDVVIPIYNAYDDLCECLQSLLKYRDIYRIFLINDCSTDKRIDLLLDKIESFNKSFISVIRNRDNQGFVKTVNIGMKISNNDVILLNSDTIVTENWAKKIRDCAYEKETIATVTPFTNNGTICSIPEFCKNNDIPPGFTIDSFGKFVESLSFHQYPEIPTAVGFCMYIKREILERIGLFDEFSFDKGYCEENDFCMRVIKAGYSNQLCDNTFIYHKGESSFNQTKNERIERNMKILSARYPDYLPMVGKFCEINPLYDQHLYFKSKLDLWNNNKNKKRILYVLHPLGGGTEKHVLDMINSLNQYYIFFIVQVVGNDLIFTETNNGNETKYYFPMKSFQAHTAINNEYSEIMKKFIDTFEIDLIHVHHLIGHSLGIFQISAELEIPIIYTVHDFFCICPRINMINEKGQYCNLPEVRRCNSCGYSIEDIESWRSSFLEGFRICNSIITPSNSAMDIISHYFPEIKSKCIVIEHGQNIEKTERNNNASFDNRPFHIAYIGVLAKHKGQDLFYDLARCKELSGITKWSVIGISEKNKKPGYYQNLNINITGAYKDFNHLQEIVYESNVDLILLPAIWPETFSFTLSEAWCLGIPVLGSDLGAIKERIVNSGGGWTVDMSDMDLVKSKILSIINDKKDYLAIKENVKNIHLKSLTSVAHQYHSIYQKNIRSTIKDSYSKFDNWELYKSMRLDSSRESLPVFQMNISQTLGKENNLYKKFRLCLKENGLKYTIGRIGVYCSREIKKNKKIAL, encoded by the coding sequence ATGGATATAAATAATCTACGTGAAGAATTATCTTTTAAATATATCAGAGGGGAGGGAATAGAAGTAGGTCCTCTGCATCAACCTTTGCCGGTACCCCCGAACGTTGTGATGCATTATGTTGATCGACTTGATTATGATGCTTTATTAGAACAGTATCCTGAAATTTCTAAAGAAGAGATTATTCGACCGGATATTATTGATGATGCGTATTCTTTAAAAACCATAAAAGATGAATCATATGATTTTTGTATTTGTAATCATGTTTTTGAACACATGAGAGATCCAATTGGTGCATTTATTAATTGGATGAGGATATTAAAGTCGGGAGGGATTTTATATTTATCAATCCGTGATGCCAGCAACCCTCTGGATTTAGGGCGCGATCCCACCACTTTGGAGCATATGATTGAAGATTCAATGAATGTAGATATTTCAAAAGACCGATCTCACTTTTATGAGTGTGCAAAATTTTGGCATAGGGTATCCGATGATAAAGTAAGGGATATTGCTGAGGCTAACTGGCGGCGTGGATATTCTATCCATTATCATGTATTTAATAATAATACAATTGATCAAATATTAGATTACATTCATTCATCAGGGATTAATTTCACCATTTTAGATCATAAAGAAAATGAAATTAATGGAGTAAAAGAATATATTTTTATATTGAGAAAAACCGGCTATGAGGAGGAAATTTTTAAAGAATTAGAGAAATCTGAAGATTTAAGTTTTAATTCAGTAGATGCTGTCGATGTAGTTATCCCAATTTATAATGCATATGATGATTTGTGTGAATGCCTGCAAAGTTTACTAAAATATCGAGATATTTATAGAATTTTTTTAATCAATGATTGTTCCACCGATAAAAGAATCGATCTATTGCTGGATAAAATTGAAAGCTTTAATAAGTCTTTTATAAGTGTCATTCGTAATCGTGATAATCAAGGATTTGTAAAAACTGTTAATATCGGAATGAAAATTTCAAATAACGATGTAATCTTACTAAATAGTGATACAATTGTAACAGAAAACTGGGCTAAAAAAATAAGAGATTGTGCATATGAAAAAGAAACTATTGCTACAGTAACACCATTCACGAATAATGGAACTATTTGTTCGATTCCTGAGTTCTGTAAAAACAATGACATTCCTCCTGGATTTACAATTGATTCTTTTGGAAAATTTGTTGAGAGTTTATCATTTCATCAATATCCTGAAATTCCAACTGCTGTTGGATTTTGTATGTATATAAAAAGAGAGATTCTTGAAAGGATTGGATTATTTGATGAGTTCTCCTTTGATAAAGGGTACTGTGAAGAAAATGATTTTTGTATGCGGGTAATTAAAGCCGGGTATTCAAATCAGCTATGCGATAATACTTTTATTTATCATAAGGGGGAAAGTTCATTCAATCAAACAAAAAATGAGAGAATTGAGCGAAACATGAAAATTCTCTCTGCCAGATATCCTGATTATCTTCCTATGGTGGGGAAATTTTGTGAGATAAATCCGTTATATGATCAACATTTATATTTCAAATCAAAATTGGACCTCTGGAATAACAACAAAAATAAAAAAAGGATATTGTATGTATTGCATCCTCTTGGTGGAGGCACAGAGAAACATGTGCTTGACATGATAAACTCCCTGAATCAATATTATATCTTTTTTATTGTTCAGGTTGTTGGAAATGATCTTATTTTCACTGAGACTAATAATGGAAATGAAACAAAATATTATTTCCCAATGAAATCTTTTCAGGCTCATACGGCAATTAATAATGAATATTCTGAAATAATGAAAAAATTTATTGATACATTTGAGATTGACTTGATTCATGTTCATCATCTAATTGGCCACTCTCTTGGCATTTTTCAAATAAGTGCAGAGTTGGAAATACCTATAATATATACAGTTCATGATTTTTTTTGTATTTGTCCCAGAATTAATATGATCAATGAAAAAGGGCAATATTGTAATTTACCAGAAGTAAGGAGGTGCAATTCTTGTGGATATTCCATAGAAGATATTGAATCCTGGCGGTCTTCATTCTTAGAAGGGTTTAGAATATGTAATAGTATTATCACTCCCAGCAATTCTGCAATGGACATAATTAGCCATTATTTTCCTGAAATAAAAAGTAAATGCATCGTTATAGAACATGGTCAAAATATTGAGAAGACTGAACGAAATAATAATGCCTCTTTTGATAATAGACCATTTCATATTGCATATATTGGAGTTCTTGCAAAACATAAAGGCCAGGATCTTTTCTATGATCTGGCAAGATGTAAAGAATTGTCCGGTATTACAAAATGGAGCGTTATCGGAATATCAGAAAAAAATAAAAAACCTGGATATTATCAGAATTTGAATATTAATATAACAGGAGCATACAAAGATTTCAACCACCTCCAAGAAATTGTTTATGAAAGCAATGTAGATTTGATATTACTTCCTGCAATTTGGCCGGAAACTTTTTCTTTTACCTTATCAGAGGCGTGGTGTTTAGGTATACCTGTTCTGGGTTCAGATTTAGGTGCGATAAAGGAAAGAATTGTTAATAGTGGGGGTGGCTGGACTGTAGATATGTCCGATATGGATTTAGTGAAATCAAAAATACTTTCCATTATTAATGATAAAAAAGATTACCTCGCTATAAAAGAGAATGTAAAGAATATTCATTTGAAATCATTAACATCCGTTGCTCATCAATATCATTCAATATATCAAAAGAATATACGATCGACTATTAAGGACTCATACTCCAAATTTGATAATTGGGAGTTATACAAATCGATGAGACTTGATTCATCTCGTGAATCTCTTCCTGTGTTTCAAATGAATATCTCTCAAACACTCGGAAAAGAAAACAATCTCTATAAAAAATTTAGATTGTGCTTAAAAGAAAATGGTTTAAAATATACAATTGGCAGGATTGGAGTTTATTGTTCTCGGGAAATAAAAAAGAATAAAAAGATTGCTCTTTAG
- a CDS encoding glycosyltransferase family 2 protein encodes MKIILSAYFPQSIKLLKKIKLLFFHNLSKYDLWIKENEKNNKKNAEMDIFEFKPLISIIMPVWNTDEHLLDLAIKSVINQSYENWQLCIADGNSSNKNLKKIIQLYSSRDNRIKSLFLDDNKGISGNTNKALNLADGIFVCFLDHDDELSSNCLYEVVKKINENNEYDIIYSDNDKIDKYGERSDPFFKFDFSLPALLSTNYPFHLFVCRKSLIDSVGGLRSEFDGAQDYDLILRVVERTTPEKIAHIDKVLYHWRIIPESSAHSTSAKPYAYNAGKLALQGYLNRNNIPGSVFELEPGSYLVKKEMLSNPLVIILVVANKHRNSKFIQKFNLILKESTFHNTKLFIPEIYQKEIVFSDFQTFDKNPIEQLREISKFEKYDYLIIVNDNCNFDDNFKLNPDWIQSLIEHYYYFNVGIVGTGSLVFSNIICNVERPCGPIFCVNKEIMDIFLDQKNIIHDYDELQINLSDLSEEMCYTNLYTPFSIGNIPQYNSISQYYLGLRCRKFFTNNMEYYLPLNLRP; translated from the coding sequence ATGAAAATTATTTTATCTGCATATTTTCCCCAGTCAATCAAATTATTAAAAAAAATAAAATTACTCTTTTTCCATAATTTATCAAAATACGATCTTTGGATAAAAGAGAATGAAAAAAACAATAAAAAAAATGCTGAAATGGATATTTTTGAATTTAAACCGCTAATTAGTATAATAATGCCAGTTTGGAATACAGATGAGCATTTGCTTGATTTAGCAATTAAATCAGTTATTAATCAGTCATATGAAAATTGGCAGTTATGTATTGCTGATGGTAATTCATCTAATAAAAATCTTAAAAAAATAATCCAGTTATATTCTAGTAGAGATAACAGGATCAAAAGCCTGTTTTTAGATGATAATAAAGGTATTTCTGGTAATACTAATAAAGCTTTAAATTTAGCCGATGGAATATTTGTTTGTTTTTTGGATCATGATGATGAACTTTCATCAAATTGTCTTTATGAGGTTGTAAAAAAAATAAATGAAAATAATGAGTATGATATTATATATTCTGATAATGATAAGATAGATAAATATGGGGAGCGAAGCGATCCATTTTTTAAATTTGATTTTTCACTACCTGCACTTCTTTCGACGAATTATCCATTCCATTTATTTGTCTGCCGTAAATCCTTGATCGATTCTGTAGGTGGTCTTAGATCCGAATTTGATGGTGCTCAGGATTATGATTTGATTTTAAGAGTTGTTGAAAGAACCACTCCTGAGAAAATCGCTCATATTGATAAAGTATTATATCATTGGAGAATTATTCCTGAATCATCTGCACATAGCACTTCAGCTAAACCATACGCTTATAATGCTGGAAAATTGGCACTTCAGGGCTACCTTAATAGAAATAATATACCTGGTTCGGTTTTTGAATTGGAACCCGGGAGTTATTTGGTTAAAAAAGAAATGCTTTCTAATCCCCTCGTTATAATCCTGGTTGTGGCAAATAAGCATAGAAATAGCAAATTCATTCAAAAATTTAATTTAATTCTTAAAGAATCAACATTTCATAATACTAAATTATTTATCCCCGAAATATATCAAAAAGAAATTGTTTTTTCTGATTTTCAAACTTTTGACAAAAATCCAATAGAACAACTAAGAGAAATATCCAAATTTGAAAAATATGATTATTTAATTATTGTAAATGACAATTGTAATTTTGATGATAATTTTAAATTGAATCCTGATTGGATTCAATCATTAATTGAACATTACTATTATTTTAATGTGGGAATTGTTGGTACAGGATCTTTAGTATTTTCAAATATAATCTGTAATGTAGAAAGGCCTTGTGGGCCGATATTTTGTGTCAATAAAGAAATTATGGATATTTTTTTAGATCAAAAAAATATAATTCATGATTATGATGAATTGCAAATTAACCTGTCTGATCTTTCAGAAGAGATGTGCTATACTAATTTATATACCCCATTTAGTATAGGGAATATTCCACAGTATAATAGTATATCGCAGTATTATTTAGGTCTAAGATGTAGGAAATTTTTCACAAATAACATGGAATATTATCTTCCATTGAATTTAAGGCCTTAA
- a CDS encoding class I SAM-dependent methyltransferase gives MTKIQKKLDNFIFNQEYDIYIHPDNNVIEYQDGGEDYIFESIKMINDLSSHSREYNKYIKDWPSRYHFSNKRINFLESIKEIISKNANILEIGSGCGIITRWFGEEFSSVDALEGNIQRARVTRYRTKDLDNVNVYCGDVLSTDFEKKYDLITFIGSLEYLPLYDKSGDPSNVCESLLKRLHRALNDDGILLIAIENKFGAKYFSGCKEDHTGKEFESIIGYPDKTPVTFSRNEIESIIRESGYKKIQFYHVYPDYKLTETIIPEKSETVPLKPYNWIRTPFEDYFGNRNYYFEEFLFLRNLTNSGLFWHFSNSFVILATDSNSKKIEVPWLIKKYHCNEKLDENFKHEITLLKKEEENNNIHYEVERDPIFKGVSRFENNNFEYELKGNRLIIGELLIFDIYKSVMSRNPFLHIEEIIKLLYESLILQFSSKIVDEEGYIYVKGEAIDFTVWNLIITSDKQLHFIDKKWRSKKPIGAEYILFRNLFTLFDLIAPFMKRTKKVDFIIELIKKVYPQYSYQRLIKNLDFEKTFQSFVSGVDVEININRTNNSFLNLDRIKLNQLNLELDELRLHYDALTAQRDDCDKRIERLNLELDELRLHYDALTAQRDDRDKRIERLNLELDELRLHYDALTAQRDDRDKRIERLNLELDEIDRQLQEYRSDLEDLLNSKLVKIAIKINKFIKKKNYKILANLE, from the coding sequence ATGACAAAAATACAAAAAAAACTTGATAATTTCATATTTAATCAGGAATATGATATATATATACATCCAGATAATAATGTTATTGAATATCAGGATGGAGGGGAAGATTATATTTTTGAATCAATAAAAATGATTAATGATCTTTCATCGCATTCGAGGGAATATAATAAATATATCAAAGATTGGCCATCCCGTTATCATTTTTCAAATAAGAGAATTAATTTTTTAGAATCGATAAAAGAAATCATTAGTAAAAATGCAAATATCCTTGAAATCGGATCGGGATGTGGCATAATTACTCGCTGGTTTGGAGAGGAATTCAGTAGTGTTGATGCTTTGGAAGGAAATATTCAGAGAGCTCGTGTAACCAGATATAGGACAAAAGATTTGGATAATGTTAATGTTTATTGTGGAGATGTTTTATCTACAGACTTTGAAAAGAAATATGATTTAATCACTTTTATCGGATCGTTAGAATACTTGCCATTGTATGATAAATCTGGGGATCCTTCAAATGTATGTGAAAGTCTTTTAAAACGTTTGCATCGGGCCCTTAATGATGACGGGATTTTATTAATTGCAATTGAAAATAAATTTGGAGCAAAGTATTTTTCCGGCTGTAAGGAAGATCATACTGGAAAAGAATTTGAGAGTATTATCGGTTATCCTGATAAAACACCTGTCACATTTAGTCGAAATGAGATAGAATCAATTATCAGAGAATCGGGGTATAAAAAAATTCAATTCTACCATGTCTATCCAGATTATAAGTTAACTGAGACCATAATTCCTGAGAAATCAGAAACAGTTCCATTAAAACCTTATAATTGGATTAGAACACCTTTTGAAGATTATTTTGGAAATCGTAATTATTATTTTGAAGAATTCCTGTTTTTAAGAAATTTAACAAATTCTGGATTATTCTGGCATTTTTCAAATTCTTTTGTCATTTTAGCTACGGATTCAAACTCTAAAAAAATAGAGGTACCTTGGTTAATAAAAAAATATCACTGTAACGAAAAATTAGATGAAAATTTTAAACATGAAATAACACTTCTAAAAAAAGAAGAAGAAAATAATAATATCCATTATGAAGTTGAACGTGATCCGATATTTAAAGGGGTTTCACGTTTTGAAAATAATAATTTTGAATATGAATTAAAAGGGAATAGACTAATTATAGGAGAATTATTGATTTTTGATATTTATAAGAGTGTAATGAGCAGGAATCCATTTCTTCACATAGAAGAGATAATAAAATTATTATACGAAAGTTTGATTCTTCAGTTCTCATCAAAAATTGTAGATGAAGAAGGTTATATATACGTTAAAGGAGAGGCTATTGATTTTACGGTTTGGAATTTAATTATTACTTCTGATAAACAATTACATTTTATTGATAAAAAATGGAGATCGAAGAAACCAATTGGTGCAGAATATATATTATTTAGGAATTTGTTTACATTATTTGATTTAATTGCACCTTTTATGAAAAGAACAAAGAAAGTTGATTTTATTATCGAATTGATTAAAAAAGTCTATCCACAATATTCTTATCAGCGTTTGATAAAAAATTTGGATTTTGAAAAGACTTTTCAATCATTTGTTTCGGGAGTTGATGTTGAGATAAACATTAATAGAACAAATAATTCATTTTTAAATTTAGATAGGATTAAGTTAAACCAACTGAATTTGGAATTGGATGAACTACGTCTTCATTACGATGCATTGACTGCCCAGCGTGATGACTGTGACAAGCGGATAGAGCGTTTGAATTTGGAATTGGATGAACTACGTCTTCATTATGATGCATTGACTGCCCAGCGTGATGACCGTGACAAGCGGATAGAGCGTTTGAATTTGGAATTGGATGAACTACGTCTTCATTATGATGCATTGACTGCCCAGCGTGATGACCGTGACAAGCGGATAGAGCGTTTGAATTTAGAATTAGATGAAATCGACAGGCAATTACAAGAATATAGATCGGATTTGGAAGATCTTTTAAATTCTAAATTGGTGAAAATTGCGATAAAAATAAATAAGTTTATAAAAAAGAAAAATTACAAAATATTGGCGAATTTGGAATGA